The genomic segment CCAGTGAGGGAAATCGATGCTGAGCATGCTTGACATCTGCAGACTTGGAATACAAATGTTCTCATTTGACACAAATGTCGTAATTCTGCTTTGGAAAGCGAgcaatgagactgaaactaccACGTTTGGTGAGACACACAAGATACGGTCTGCTAAATTAAACACAGCCTTCAGTCTCACACATCCAACCGTTGCAAATTTTATACAACGTACTTCTGAATTTACAAACATAAAACTCACTGTGCTACTGAAATCCATagtccaaacaaaagcaaatatTTTTGCATGGACTTGATGCTTGGCTTTAAATGTTGACTTTAGTACCGGGAGAAGAATCAGGTCTGACAACAGGTTGTGAGACAGGACAAAAGTCCCGAGACTGCTACAGGAATGGCTTTAGCTTATCGTCTGTCAAAAACTAAAACTACAGAATAAAGGCTTCACAATTAAAAGATAACAACACCATCCAGTGTCTGGAGGCACCGGAACTATTTTGGATGTTATGCTTCATCCAGACTTATCTATATTTATTCTTTCCAAATTAACTTCCAACAGACAGAAAAGGAAATGCATGCAATTGAATGTCACAAACATTTACAGAAACTGGAGAAATATCTCCAAAAGTTTATACAGATGGACCGGACTGCAAGCCCCCAGCAATTCAACTCAGTGAAGCAGTGTATGGGCAACAGCCACAGCAAGGCCTGGATTCACATGTACCTCTTGGAAAACCAGTGGAAGACTTCTGTGCTTCTGCTGACAACCACAGGGAAAGCTCTCTCATTTGCAGGAAAAGGAGCAGCATATACTTAAATGTCTTCTgttgttaaaaaaaacagaagcaaTCAAAAATCTTCAGTCAAGACAGTTGAACTCAAAATAGAAGCTGCATTATGCATATAGAGAATACATGGAGGGAGTAGCGTGTGTACAGTATTTACTTGTATTTAGGCATAGACTAACATCCTGGTGCTTATTTAAACATCGTAAACTAGCAGGAAAATCATGCATTGCACTCAATAACCACACTTGAATAATAAGTGAGCTAAATTCCATAATTGCATTATCAGTTATCAggtataaaatacatttaaagttCTCGAACCATCATTGAGCTTTGGGTCTAAGTGGCAGCTGTATGTTTTAGTCTTTTGAACTCTTTTAGAGTTTTGCAAAAGGATAattaaatatgtctttagctatttatcgaaaaaaaaaatgtgtatatatatatatatatatatatatatatatatatatatatatatatatatatatatatatatatatatataaaagaaatCTGCAGGAGTGTATTAAAATCCACGTAAGACAGTTGGAAGTTCAGGCATTTCAAGTTGGCGACTTGAATATAAGTGAGTCTACATCTTCCTCTACAGGCTAGTGTCTGTTACTACGAGTAAAGTTTAAGAATGAAGAAAACCTGCAAAATTATTATTAGACTACCAACAACAGCTTCAGAAGTTCATTTTTGACAAACGTAAAatttaaataagtaaaatttgtacatttttatttttacatcatCACTGATTTACAcacagcaaaaataaaataaaatttcagtTCTAATTCCTAGGGTAACGAAATCCACCACATCTCAACTTTTCTAAAGCAATTACGCAACATCGTTAAAGCTGATTGGCGAGCGCAGACGCGGGGGCGGGGCCGCGGATGTCTACCCCAAGCATTCCCACAATGCCGCGCGGGGCCCGTGCAGTCAATACAACATGGCGGATAACAGGGAGAAGGGTCTGCAGGACTACAGAAAGAAGCTTCTTGAGCATAAGGAGATCGATGGGCGTTTGAAAGAGCGTATGTGTTGTAtagtaatattttatgttatacTGTAAGGTTTAACGTAAGTCGTGCGACAGAATCCCATTGTTACAAGTGTTAAAACGAGCGGAATAAGCAAAAACGAGCCAAGTCGCTTTGTCATCCTTGAGACCGGCTGCTAGCTAGTCAGCTAGCACACCTGACATTTACTTTCGgtgtattttaatatattgcCTCTATTATGACTGTAAACGAATTGAAGTACAAAAAACATTATTGAGTACTGAGATCTGGATTATTGATGTTTTATATCACGGCGGTTTTATTAACCTAGTTGCTATTtgtctctgatggggaaatgcCACCGATGGTATAGGGGCTATAATGTTTATATGATATTAATATTGTGAGCTTTGCTTCTTATAGTGAGAGAGCAGCTGAAAGAACTGACGAAGCAGTATGAAAAGtctgaaaatgacctgaaagCGTTGCAAAGTGTTGGTCAGGTAAGAATATTTGTAATTTAAGCGTTGCATCTGAGTTACTAAAAATGCAATGAGTACATCTTCTCCCCAGGTTACGATGGGGTTGCATTCCGATAAAACTATCGTAAGGCGAAAATGCCTTTTAGTAGAGTACACCTAACCTGGCGAACATCATAGCCTAACGTGCTGCAggccttaaacatgcttagaatacTTACATTAGCCTCCAGTTAATGGCAAAACCATTAACACAAATCATGTTttgtaaataaatgtttaatatctcttttaatttattgaataatgtactgagAGTGAAAAACGTTTATTCATCGTCGAAATATCGTGACTCGAACCGTCGTAAAAACgggaaacattttatttttcatggcGAAGCTGACTGTACCCCTGTTTACCCCTGACTGTACCCCTGTTTAGTTTAACTAGCATGATTTATCGTTAATAATGGTATTTTATTGCGAGTAACTTTTACTTGTTGGCAACTTTACTCTGAGCTACAAAGTTGACTAATAATTAGCAATTTCGATTTACGAATTATATGTTGCGCATTCTTAGGGATTTGGATTTAATCACGGTTCTTCTTACCCTTAAGGGACATGTCccttataaatttatagaacTATCCACCTTGCTGGGAAGTAAGTCATGAGACACTCAAATCTTTTGCGAACATGTTACAGAATACCCCTGATCAAGGCTATAGGTGTCACATGATAAATAAAACTACCCGGTCATATTTTGGCTTTTTAAAAACAAGAACACTCTGTAGAGTTTTCTGTTTACGCTTTGGCATTTTATGCTGAAGTATACCATTGTAATTTGATAATGTGATGCTGGTGGTACTTAACATATTTCTTTTGCAGATTGTTGGTGAAGTCCTCAAGCAGCTGACTGAGGAGAAATGTGAGTACAGTGTCAGCACCATTTATTGAAACAAATCCTTTACTGGAATGTACATTACTAAATGGGTTTAGAATTTGTGTGATCATTGGGACTGCTTTTCCATGTAGTCTTTCCCTAGCTGTCCTGTAACTGCTGTGTCACCCTTCGTTATCTTGTAGTCATTGTCAAAGCCACCAATGGACCTCGATATGTCGTTGGCTGCCGTCGACAGGTAGGATCTTAGTCTTAAAGTGAAAATTCAGTCCCGGGGCTGTTGTGTTTGGCATGAGTGAGTGACCGTGCCTTTCTATTGGACACAGCTGGATAAATCTAAACTGAAACCTGGGACGCGAGTGGCCCTTGATATGACCACCCTGACCATCATGAGGTATGAAAGCCAGAGGGAGAACCTGCAGGCCTGACGCTCACACCGCTTATATACATAAAATAGCCTTTCCAGCACATTTAGTTTCAGCCATATTGTTCCTTTTACCATGTATTTGGACGTAGACTTGCATCCTGATTCAGGGGTGCCACAAGAGATTTTTTTTGCTGATGTTTTATGGTTGCTTTGCTGCTCTGAAATTTATGTTTTCCCCTTAATATGCTGGTTGCTGCAGTTCAATTTTTGTTGCAGCACCCCCGACACATTTAAACACGCCGATACATACACAGTGCCCGCTCTGCCCCAGGTTCAATGGCATTCAGTGTTAAACATAACGATGTTATATTATAGTATTCATGCTATGCTGTGGCTGTTATAGGGGTAGCCACAGTACCCCCAAGCCCCTCCCTAGTGCCACCCCTGAATGGTTAAACATCCAGAGCTAGCAGTTCTACAACCGGCTAAATCATGCATTTCCCCCCAGCGACGGATTTTTACTGAACTCACTAAGTGGGATTTTTAGTTTCCCAGTCAAGTGCTGTGTGTTTGGCCCATTTCAATTCTGACTCATTTCTGATCTGCTCTTACAGGTACCTGCCCAGAGAAGTAGATCCTTTGGTTTATAACATGTCCCACGAGGACCCAGGGAGTGTGTCCTACTCTGAGATCGGGGGCCTGTCGGAGCAGATCCGAGAGCTCCGAGAGGTACGTGCCAGCGACCTCTCCCGTGTCCCTTAGACTCAGTCCTGTTGTCCTCCCTGCAGTCTAACTTTAAATTCCCCGTTCAGGTAATCGAGCTGCCGCTGACCAACCCTGAGCTCTTCCACAGGGTGGGTATTATTCCCCCAAAGGGCTGCCTTCTCTATGGACCCCCAGGTGAATATATCCCCTTAAATACTAGACTCATATTTTTCAGGATTGTAAACTTTTGCAAAGCAAGGCTCTGATTACTACACCGATGTCGTAAAAGCTGTCAGattttcagtaatttaatttttgTGTGGCCTTGTATGTAATTTCTTGAGCATGAATATGAGCCTGTCAATTATTTTTTGCCTCTTTGCAAAAGGTACTGGAAAGACCCTTTTGGCCAGAGCAGTGGCCAGTCAGCTTGACTGCAATTTCCTGAAGGTGAGctcccaatcccccccccccactgccctgtATTTTTTGCATTATTACCTCTTTGGTTTGCCTGACACTGAATACTCTCCTTCTGTGCTCTGTAGGTGGTTTCCAGCTCCATTGTGGACAAGTACATTGGGGAGAGTGCCAGGCTGATCCGAGAAATGTTCAACTATGCCAGGGACCATCAGCCCTGCATCATCTTCATGGATGAGATTGATGCTATCGGTAATTGCATAGTCGGAGGTCTCGCCGTAGGCGCCGTTCGAGCCGAAGGGGAAGGGAGGAGTTGCGCCTACTTGGTTTGCACGAAATGCGAAATCTCTCCCAAAATCTCATGCTTTACTTTTCTTTGACTATTACGTTGGAAGGCTTAACGGATAATCATGAGAAAAATATTGACCACACAGGAGAGTTCAATAAGGTTGCAAAGGGGCGGAAAATATCCGTGAACTATCCTGAAACTTTCCATTCCATGAGAAGTTTAGATGgggaattttggaaatattccCAGTTGGAAACTTTACATGGGAATATATGGGGTATAGCAGGAAAATTGCCGGAATCTTGCAGCCCTACGTGGGACTTGGGCTGACCTCTCAGGATTGATGctatctctgtttttttttttttttttttttttttaaaggtggtCGTCGTTTTTCTGAGGGAACATCAGCTGACAGAGAAATCCAGAGGACGCTGATGGAGGTGAGCTTCTCGTCTGTTTATGCGACATACGATCAGCTaacttattttgtttttgttccaaTATTATTTTTCAAACGACATTGTACATGTTAAATCTTTCTTCATATTTTTGTTTGCCGTTTAGCTGCTAAaccagatggatggatttgacaCTCTGCACCGAGTCAAAATGATCATGGCCACCAACCGGCCAGACACCCTGGACCCTGCCCTCTTACGACCTGGCAGATTGGACCGCAAGATTCGTAAGCTTTTTCTCCTGTTGCCTTTACCTGACTGCGGTCATTATATTTATGCTCTGTTTCAGTATCCAAAGCAACAGAAACATGTATAAAACAAATCGGTATTATGTGTCTCACTGGCTGCTACAGCTGCATGATATTGGAGAAATatcatgaagttttttttttttttcgcgataagtatcgtaatatttataaagacaaacTATAGCCAAATAAATTTTATCTGTCGAGTCTGTCATATAAGTTGGTGGTGGTGTTGCGAGTAATAGAGAAAAAGCGCTGCAGACAAAGTACTTGCTTTTGCTTGTCGTCTGTGCggaatccaaaatatttctGTGCAGCGGAAAGAGAATGTCCTTTTGATGACCAGTTGGTTTTCGCTTTACTCCACTCGGTTTGTTAAATTTCTCATAAATGTGCCACATTATCTATGAGTGAATCTGATAGCAAGGACGAAATAGTTTGACTCGGACAGTGGATGCAGAACTCGTACAAAAGCATCGCCGGTAAACATTAaacagatttttaaaacatttacagtGATGCCTGCGGTTCATGAACACAATCCATTCCCGCAAAGTGGTCGTGAACCAATTTGTGCGTGAACCAAGGCAATTTTTCCTCTAAGGAAGCATTGCAAttcaattcattcattcacaggcctaccaaatatttttttttgttaattttctggtttttatagtAAAAACCAGAATATAGTGTGACGACAGGTGGCATCgcaggagcagagagagacatggagacttgcttgTCGGGGAAAACACGCTCTTTATTAACGGTCATTAACCcttgtggtggtggtgtaaatgttaatggttgcatttccctattgtcacacgtgtgtttacccgtgtcttgtgtgtacccggtCCGATCCTCACTTGTATTTAGCATGTATCAATCTTCCACCgtgtgtgcatcttgcagttcggCATCTGACAGCCTCGTGTTTCCTGtctgtatttgggttcggtgctcattggttgcctgtcgtggtccttctatttacaactgcatgctgggacatgctgggacatgcaccTCGCCGGTGCTACActggtataaaaaaaggaatctggtcgaggaaTCTGTTTgtttgaccaaattttgtacgTGAAccaatgcatttattttcactAAAATCTTGGTCgcaaaccaaattgtttgtgaaCCGCAGGCATCACTATATTAGGTAATCTTGAGAAGGaagtcattaaaattgcaaagttttgtttcctatggTACAATGTCTGAATAATATGAACAACTGGATATTAGTGAAGCCTAACTTCAACCCAGTTGACTATTATGCTCCTTGTGGTGCGTTTGCATAAAATGCAACATTGATATTAACATTAAACATCATGGAAGCCTTGTGCCTTGGCTTGAAAACATCATGCTTTGTCTCCCATCACTTTCAGACATTGAGCTACCCAATGAGCAGGCCCGCCTTGACATCCTGAAGATTCATTCTGGCCCCATCACCAAGCATGGAGACATAGGTCGGTCTTGCAATGAGATGTGAATCTGTCTGGCATTTAATATATGGGGCACGTCCAGGGAATAGTATGTCATTGTTTACTTGCAAAGATTAGCGCTTGTGGTTAGTCTCAGAAAACAGCGGTAGGGAGAAAATGATCTATCCAGGACTGAGAATTGTCACTCTGTTCAGCAATAACTGTTACAGAGCAGTTTATCGTTTTACGAAAGCAGTATTATACCTTGTCTGTCACATTGATATACAGTGCTGTATGAAAGTCTTGGGCAGTGAAAGAAAATGCTTAAATGATCTGTATGTTGATGTGAAACCtgtaatattgtgtctgtcgaAACTGTCATTTCAAAGCCTAAAATCACGCCAGTATATGTAGCAGCCATACAACACACCCATGTGGCGTTGTTTTAGCTTGACCTCTAGCACATCTTGTTTGACTGATTAATACCTCAGTCAAATAATTCAATCGGTTAATTGAGCTgctggtgaaatttaatgaacACATGGAAtgtctgaggtgcccctgaggagaggtgtgAAGACCAAAGCGGTCTTCATCCTGCTCACATTTTAATTAAGACATTCCAAATAGACCGTGGGAAACTGAATGCAAGTTTGACACTACCTCAACTTTTTGGGACTCTGTAATTAGAAATTAATAAAGGTGTTTTAACGAGGGGCAACAGATTGTGTAAGGTTAATAGCAGTTTTTAAGGTGTTTCACTTTTGTTTGCAGATTATGAAGCGATTGTGAAGCTTTCCGACGGGTTTAATGGAGCGGATTTAAGGAATGTGTGCACTGAAGCAGGTGAATTAATCAAATCTGAGTGGAAATACAATGGAATatgtatgactttttttgtaacatttttgaccttttcccccctccccacccataGGTATGTTTGCGATCCGTGCATTTAAGGAGTATGTGACTCAGGAAGACTTCATGAAGGCGGTGCGCAAGGTGGCTGATTCTAAAAAGCTTGAATCCAAGCTGGATTACAAGCCTGTTTAAAGCCAGCAGCCAACTGgtgtgtaaaaaaacaaaaaaaaacttggaacGTTTGTCATTTCTGTATTAAGAATATAACTTTAAAGCAAGTACACAACTATACCCACCCgtgttttttttgtatgtccaataaacttgttttgtttatttgatCGGTTGACTTTGTTAATGGTTGACTTTTTGGGTCTGATGTCCAAATTCCAGTAcaaatactggggggggggcagattaaCTAGAATCACTTGAACATGTATGtgctacagcagtgtttctcaatccagttCTCTGGGAGCCACCCACACTCCCATCTttctgctccctctcagctcttgGTAGGGAGCAGGGAAGGTACAAATGTGGTCTCTCTGAGGGCCGCGTTGAGGAAACACTCTGCTTGAGAATAGCTGGTAAAACCGTTCATGTGCCCTGATGAAACCTGTATACATAATCACTACATTGTAAATTACTGCCATTTGAATACAAATCTGAGAATAAAACTGAACAGGCTGCTGTACTATTTGCAAATGTGTTTTCAGACCATTGAAACTTGGAATTTgtgtgtctctgaatatcttctATGGCAAGGAAACTTAAGTGTGGAGTTAGCTAAATAATGCCCTAGTTCCAGTGTGAGAATTTTGTGTAATTGCTTGATTTTGGTCTCTTGCGGGGTGTCGTGAAATGTGTGTAAATCATGAGGACAGGTATGTGTTGGGGTGTCAGCTGAGTAAGCTGGTGGGTATTTTACTTGGTAGATAGTAGAGATGCATTAGGCTCTGCCGGCCATTATTGTATGCTGGGAGATGGACTGGGAGTGATGTCAGGGCAggggaaaggcgggggggtGGCGATGGGGGGAGAAAAAGCTGAGGACTAGAGGGCGATGAACTGGGTTTGGTGAAAACGAAGAGGAGGATGACATGATCAAATGCCTGATTGATGAGATAATGAAGCATGGAGAGTGAAAAAGATATGTTGGGGCCCTAAGGAGTGAAGTAGGAGGAAAGGATATTGATAAGAATGGGATCCAAAGGAGGGGCACTTGAATGGGACGACCTCCCAAATGGAAGAAGGACCAAGGGACTGACCAGGACTCTATCTGTATCTCGACTTCCTGCATCAAGTGCTTTCTGAAGTTGTGATGGGTTTAGCCTATCTGTCCCAACATTGCAATGCCTCGTGTGGCGTGCCTGAGAAGTACACACTTTGTATGTGCGTGTCTCCAAGAAAAATACATAGCAAATAATCACATATACAAATAATAAATCACTCATCAATTGACCGGTAGTGTGCATgcacagtttgcatgttctctctgtgttcgGTGAGTTTCCTCCAAGTACCTTGATTTTGTCCCAGTGCCCATAAACAGACTAGCTAGTGTTTGTAAGAAATGAGAAAGCGTGTGTGATCTGCAGTGGAGTGGAATCACATCTAGGGTACACCCAATGGCAGCCTCCATCTCTCATgctttctctctaaaaatttcATGTGATCTCACAATTATAATAAAAGATATTGAagtttatttttacattagGCATGGCTGCGACAACGTGtaatctcttttttgttggtcaTCGTCATGATTTCACCGGTTTCtaatttgtttatttcattGGTACAAATTGGCTCTTCCTGGGAGTCGGAGGTATAAACTCTCACGTAAATTCACGTAATTGAATATAATAAAATTCTTTCACATCTAGGGATCACGGGATGTTGAAAGATCCATGAAGGTGCAGGTAAATCAAGGGACTGGGTCTGAGATTTGTGTGTCGTATTACGCCGCACATGCAGGAACAGACCAGCCCCCACCAATAAGGGACACGTTTATACTGTGCCGCGCGCGGTCACAGGAGCAAGGCGCGAGCTCGCAGTTCCCAGCGCATGCGGCGGTCACGTGACGAGCCGATAGCGGAAGCGGCATGGCGGACCTGCATGTGGACGTCGTGGAGGTCCCCAACAAACCACTTAGGCGGCGCTCCCGTTGTTCCGTTTTTGAATAACGGCCTCAAATATTACACCATGGACGAAAAGAACAAACTCCAGTTTCCGTCTCTTCCATCCGCAAAGGAGGAACAGCTGGTGAgaaacattacagaaaatacTACTACTGAGCTAGCCTGCTTTCTTATTAGTACCAGGGCAGTACTGAGGGATTTCGGTAACGTGTAATCTTGAGAATGTGCTGTTCAGTAATAAATGGCTAACAATCAACAAACAGCTCGCCTTTAAGTGGTATTACCATAGTAATGTAACTTTATTGATGAAAAGCAAGCTAACGTTACATACCCTGTCATGTAAATAATAGGTTAAAATATATTAGCTTTTAGCATCTTAATTTCACTTTGACTGTAAAAACAACCGCACGTAGGAGGTAACTTTTGATAATTTTATTAGTAGTTATTAAGCGGTATGAAGCGACTTTGTTTTGTATGTTGTAGGTGTGGTACTTAATGCTAATGATCGATATTTTGCCACTCAGTCACTTATACGTGTGCTCTTCCTTTTCGTAGGATTGGGCATATCCGATGAGGCGAGATATGCAGGTATCTAAAATCGTGGTTTATCATGCCTAGTGTCCCACTGCAGGTCATAAGTACTTAGTGAAAAAAGTAATATATCGTAAATCTTCACGTTTGTGGATTGTAATCAACGTTAAAAAATCTGTAAAGTAAGTAATATTGCCGATTTATACACGGGAATGGTGTACTTCGTATTCgacaaatataaatatttggGTTGTAGTTTTACTTCTTTACGAGcgttttgcagttttttttttaactttccgTATTTTTTCAATAATAAGGTTGATGGGCACACCGGGTTATTAACATCAGCACATACACTCAGAAAAATTGTACTTTTGTTTGTCACTGgaactgtaccctcaagggtctaccAATTGtccccttagctgtaggtagtTGTCACTTTTAAGGTACTGAAATGGACTCTGTGCAACATTGATGTACCATTTATCATCAATGCTGTTTGTACTTTTGGGATGTTCCCCAGGTCAGCAGAGAgaaatatttttcactttttttctgaatgtacctattaaaaaaaatctagcaATTAtttgaatataaaaatatataattattgtaaTAGATTTCACACTGATTACTTTGCACTCTGACAAAACAGCAGAATACTCAGTCATTTTGGTAGGAAAATCATTTTCACTCCTGTCTTTTAGCACTTTACTGCAATGATGTTACACAGCTACCATAATCGTACCTTTTTTTATTTGCCTAAATACATTCTATTAAAAAGTATTCAATTTAACCAGTGTCGTATCATAGAGAGATTACACTGCACACCGATGGTTAGGTGCCAGTTTCCACTGGACATGTTGCTGTTGATGATCGACACCTTTTATCTTAATCCATGTTTATCACAACTAGAACTTCATTGTTTCAGGAAATCCTTCCTGGTCTTTTTCTGGGTCCTTATTCGGCAGCAATGAAGAGCAAGGTAATGATGGTGTTTAGGAAGGCTAAGATCGTTGCTAACGATTAAAGGTCAGACAGCTCCCTGCTTGGTTTATTCATTTCTTGTTGAATGTTGGTGAGCTTTTGTTACCCAGGTTACCTCACCGTGttgagtgtcattattccctgctattttttgaaagaaaagaaaaaaagtgtcGCTAATTATACAATCTAATTATTCTCCAGCTTTCTACTCTGGAGAAAAGAGGGATAACTCATATAGTTTGCATCAGACAGGATATTGAAGCTAATTTCATCAAGCCCAACTTCCCACAGGAATTTAGGTGAGAGATTTCTCTGCATACTACTATACTTAGGCTAACTGAAAAGCAATCATACCTTGCTTTATATTGACTGCGTTTTTTTCTGTAGTTGCATGAGTTAAAACATTAAAACGGCAATATTTCTCTAACATACAGATACCTTGTTCTGGATATTGCTGACAACCCTGTGGAGAATATAATTAGGTTTTTCCCCATGGTGAGTTGCCCAAGCACATTACGTGAGTCCAGTACCTGTAAACAGCCTTGAAAGTTTCCAGAACTTGTGAATGGCTCCTTATCTTGTCTTAATTTTATTCCTCAGACAAAAGAGTTCATCGATGAGAGTTTAAGTACCGGAGGTACAGGACATTAAAGTTATGCTACtatatgtgttttattttacttttagttTAACTCTTTAGTAATGTTTATTTTCCTGCGCTCTAAATTATCATGCATTGCAATCTTTTATGTATTTTCGCTgatttcttctcttttttttgttgttgcattTTTTATTACTATTGCTATTGTCTGCAGGAAAGGTCCTTGTTCATGGAAACGCAGGGATATCTAGAAGGTGGGTCGGCTTTGCATTTTCACCAGCTGTACCTAATTGTGGAAAATTCCCTCTTGTATTTCCATTGCAAGATCTTTGCCTTTTGTCCACCATTCTTGTAACAAATTCCTGTCTATTGTTGTAGTGCTGCCTTAGTGATTGCTTACCTTATGGAGACGTTTGGTGTCAAATACAGGTAAGATTAAAAACCGGTTAAATTGTTAATGCttctttgtttttaaaatgatttttgacAGTGTAGAGTGTGCACTTGATTTATggaatatttaaatatacttGAATTTTTGGCACTGTGTTTTTGGTATACAGAGATGCTTTCAGCCATGTACAAGAGAGAAGATTTTGCATCAATCCCAATGTGGGCTTTGTGCATCAGTTACAGGTAAAGGTCTCTGTAGTTCTTTAGGTTTCCGCCTCTGCTTGTACTCAGTTTGTTCATAGTAATCTGCTTTGATTTTTCACCCGAAGATAATTTGCTCCTGGTTTTCCAGGAGTACGAGGCGATCTACTTAGCCAAGCTCACTATTCAAATGATGTCGCCGGTCCAGCTTGGCAGGTCCTTCTCCATGCAGGCTGGGATGCCAGGTCAGTGACACAGAAACCATTTCAACCAATGAGGGTGATTTGCGTAAGTGGAGTGGAACGCTCAGAAACAGTGAGGAGAtccatttttgtgtgtgtgtgtgtgtgtgtgtgtgtgtgtgtgtgtgtgtgtgtgtgtgtgtgtgtgtgtgtgtgtgtgtgtgtgtgtgtgtgtgtgtgtgtgtgtgtgtgtaaaatacgcacatagaataaaataatatagaatGTAATTACAGAAGTAGAATTAAGGACATTTTATTTAGTACCAGGACCTGATCAAGTGTCAATTTTTATATCTGCCTATTCTGAGTCCTGATTGGATACAGGCTACACATACAGTAGATGTCAGTGCATTCTCCATCTCTGTAAGCCTCACCATTTCCCAGTATTCTTCCATATGGTTTTTCTGCAAATGCCTAATTAGATTTGTTGTTGTAAATGACGCTGTGTTGCTATCTGTTCTTGGAAGGATGGTGTTGTAAACGTTGCAGGTAGGTGTTGGGCTCGATAGTTTGTACTTTCAAGCCGTGTGCCTCAGACTTACTGCAGCGTGTGACGTATCCTTACAGTCTGCATCTGACGTAAATTGGGCAGATGTGGGAAATGAAATAGATCAGGCTTTGGATTAGGCCA from the Brienomyrus brachyistius isolate T26 chromosome 19, BBRACH_0.4, whole genome shotgun sequence genome contains:
- the psmc6 gene encoding 26S proteasome regulatory subunit 10B, which gives rise to MADNREKGLQDYRKKLLEHKEIDGRLKELREQLKELTKQYEKSENDLKALQSVGQIVGEVLKQLTEEKFIVKATNGPRYVVGCRRQLDKSKLKPGTRVALDMTTLTIMRYLPREVDPLVYNMSHEDPGSVSYSEIGGLSEQIRELREVIELPLTNPELFHRVGIIPPKGCLLYGPPGTGKTLLARAVASQLDCNFLKVVSSSIVDKYIGESARLIREMFNYARDHQPCIIFMDEIDAIGGRRFSEGTSADREIQRTLMELLNQMDGFDTLHRVKMIMATNRPDTLDPALLRPGRLDRKIHIELPNEQARLDILKIHSGPITKHGDIDYEAIVKLSDGFNGADLRNVCTEAGMFAIRAFKEYVTQEDFMKAVRKVADSKKLESKLDYKPV
- the styx gene encoding serine/threonine/tyrosine-interacting protein, which gives rise to MRRSRDEPIAEAAWRTCMWTSWRSPTNHLGGAPVVPFLNNGLKYYTMDEKNKLQFPSLPSAKEEQLDWAYPMRRDMQEILPGLFLGPYSAAMKSKLSTLEKRGITHIVCIRQDIEANFIKPNFPQEFRYLVLDIADNPVENIIRFFPMTKEFIDESLSTGGKVLVHGNAGISRSAALVIAYLMETFGVKYRDAFSHVQERRFCINPNVGFVHQLQEYEAIYLAKLTIQMMSPVQLGRSFSMQAGMPGSLKRTLEDDEDCGGLSVTAAQNR